The Streptomyces camelliae genome window below encodes:
- a CDS encoding galactose oxidase early set domain-containing protein — protein sequence MSRRGIHRSRRWTFAAGCAVVVLSVTAPAALGSTPSARHGFDPHPGGVRITREQIAKEIRPEEVKALGRPRAEQLARDRIGLRAVDAGYPQPIRNRSLKEHTGSQAEANAAFSAAQSGEFKQYIKSPDYGDHVALLPTGKVLLFSFEAVEDNPNKETAPTQVIGRQNAGRAYVWTPPAPDDDTGTGTFKAVPPPTVDMDDGLNEPRPAPIFCAGHAYLPNGMVGIFGGNLGGNHGTGAHLAFVFDPWTETWHRQQDMAEGRWYPSVVTGADGRQFITSGHGDVGWGKLSKTIERFPAKNTAVSFDKSSVPDNQQLDKWQIKADYATDYPQLFSLRDGRIYGFGRDYNQQYVFDPATETSQKLPDRPDEEGRKYGSAVPLPNPTPGNGPDSALILGGDRNNPKTYRFSNGSWTQDSSRAFGRTMDDTLIFPDGRLWTVNGAFDIRDYGNGEYNPTADDKWRQTELRGTDGTWKLGPQQRLPRGYHSNAVILPDGRIMITGDELQEIANNPDIKSGMNGSIEIFKPPYLNQGGERPGLRTVPDGPIGYDTDFQVDTTNPRLARKVVLMAPITSTHSVDTSQRRIELRINARAGNTLDLQSPLSAKDAPPGYYLLYVLDDRGVPSIGKWVQLRPGA from the coding sequence ATGTCCCGCAGAGGGATCCACCGCAGCCGGAGATGGACGTTCGCGGCCGGCTGCGCCGTGGTCGTCCTGTCCGTCACCGCCCCCGCCGCACTCGGCTCGACCCCGTCCGCCCGGCACGGTTTCGACCCCCATCCGGGCGGCGTACGCATCACCCGCGAGCAGATCGCGAAGGAGATCCGCCCCGAGGAGGTCAAGGCCCTCGGCCGGCCCCGTGCCGAGCAGCTGGCCCGCGACCGCATCGGCCTGCGCGCCGTCGACGCCGGTTATCCGCAGCCGATCCGCAACCGCAGCCTGAAGGAGCACACCGGCTCGCAGGCCGAGGCGAACGCGGCGTTCTCGGCCGCCCAGTCGGGCGAGTTCAAGCAGTACATCAAGAGCCCGGACTACGGCGACCACGTCGCCCTGCTGCCCACCGGCAAGGTGCTGCTGTTCTCCTTCGAGGCCGTCGAGGACAACCCGAACAAGGAGACCGCGCCCACCCAGGTCATCGGCCGTCAGAACGCGGGCCGCGCCTACGTCTGGACCCCGCCCGCACCCGACGACGACACGGGCACCGGCACCTTCAAGGCCGTACCGCCGCCGACGGTGGACATGGACGACGGCCTGAACGAACCGCGCCCCGCCCCGATCTTCTGCGCCGGACACGCCTACCTGCCCAACGGCATGGTCGGCATCTTCGGCGGCAACCTCGGCGGCAACCACGGCACCGGCGCCCACCTCGCCTTCGTCTTCGACCCCTGGACCGAGACCTGGCACCGGCAGCAGGACATGGCCGAGGGCCGCTGGTACCCCTCGGTCGTCACGGGCGCGGACGGCCGGCAGTTCATCACCTCCGGCCACGGGGACGTCGGCTGGGGCAAGCTCTCCAAGACGATCGAGCGCTTCCCGGCCAAGAACACCGCCGTGTCGTTCGACAAGTCGAGCGTCCCGGACAACCAGCAGCTCGACAAGTGGCAGATCAAGGCCGACTACGCCACCGACTACCCGCAGCTGTTCTCCCTGCGGGACGGCAGGATCTACGGCTTCGGGCGCGACTACAACCAGCAGTACGTCTTCGACCCGGCCACCGAGACCAGCCAGAAGCTGCCCGACCGCCCCGACGAGGAAGGGCGCAAGTACGGCTCCGCGGTGCCCCTGCCCAACCCCACCCCCGGCAACGGCCCCGACTCGGCGCTGATCCTCGGCGGCGACCGCAACAACCCGAAGACGTACCGGTTCTCGAACGGCAGCTGGACCCAGGACAGCTCACGCGCCTTCGGCCGCACCATGGACGACACGCTGATCTTCCCCGACGGCCGGCTGTGGACCGTCAACGGCGCCTTCGACATCCGCGACTACGGCAATGGCGAGTACAACCCCACCGCCGACGACAAGTGGCGCCAGACCGAGCTGCGCGGCACCGACGGCACCTGGAAGCTCGGCCCGCAGCAGCGGCTGCCGCGCGGCTACCACTCCAACGCGGTCATCCTGCCCGACGGCCGCATCATGATCACCGGCGACGAGCTCCAGGAGATCGCCAACAACCCGGACATCAAGTCCGGCATGAACGGCTCCATCGAGATCTTCAAGCCGCCGTATCTGAACCAGGGCGGCGAGCGGCCCGGACTGCGCACCGTGCCGGACGGGCCGATCGGGTACGACACCGACTTCCAGGTCGACACCACCAATCCCAGGCTGGCCCGCAAGGTCGTGCTGATGGCGCCCATCACCTCCACCCACTCGGTGGACACCAGCCAGCGCCGCATCGAGCTGCGGATCAACGCGCGGGCCGGCAACACGCTGGACCTGCAGAGCCCGCTGTCCGCCAAGGACGCCCCGCCCGGCTACTACCTGCTCTACGTCCTCGACGACCGAGGCGTGCCCAGCATCGGCAAGTGGGTGCAGCTGCGCCCCGGCGCCTGA
- a CDS encoding DUF6299 family protein, translated as MPVRPALAAALGAAALLCAAAVPAGADPAETVTVDPTGSIAADGTVTLSGTYRCLSGTGPVLVSSSVSQSDPRVKHGIGGSAARCDGAEHRWQNSGKVSLETLKAGAAHVQATLLEMRPAGIALMPVFHAIDDLDIALVNR; from the coding sequence ATGCCCGTCCGTCCCGCCCTCGCCGCGGCCCTCGGCGCCGCCGCCCTGCTGTGCGCCGCCGCGGTCCCGGCCGGCGCCGACCCGGCCGAGACCGTCACCGTCGACCCCACCGGCTCGATCGCGGCCGACGGTACCGTCACGCTCTCCGGCACCTACCGCTGCCTTTCCGGCACCGGGCCGGTGCTCGTCAGCTCCTCGGTCAGCCAGAGCGACCCGCGCGTCAAGCACGGCATCGGCGGCAGCGCCGCCCGGTGCGACGGCGCCGAGCACCGCTGGCAGAACTCCGGCAAGGTCTCCCTGGAGACCCTCAAGGCCGGTGCCGCCCATGTGCAGGCCACGCTCCTGGAGATGCGGCCCGCGGGCATCGCCCTCATGCCCGTCTTCCACGCGATCGACGACCTGGACATCGCGCTCGTGAACCGGTGA
- a CDS encoding DUF5999 family protein codes for MCSCRSSRPASDPTLRHAVAARPEQGWTLLCDGSIVFDDTGELHPDGSVVPPHRVPADRLAAAV; via the coding sequence ATGTGCTCCTGCCGGTCCTCGCGTCCCGCGTCCGACCCCACCCTGCGCCACGCGGTGGCCGCCCGTCCCGAACAGGGCTGGACCCTGCTGTGCGACGGCTCGATCGTCTTCGACGACACCGGCGAACTGCACCCGGACGGCAGCGTGGTCCCGCCGCACCGGGTGCCGGCGGACCGGCTCGCCGCGGCGGTCTGA
- a CDS encoding RidA family protein: MSTERVNPPELSPPTGFSHAVVAAGSRVVFLAGQTALDTDGKVTGDTLPEQFEQALGNLLTALRAAGGTPADLARVTVYATDVAAYRAHAGRLGRIWRDLAGRHYPAMAVVEVVRLWDERAMVELDGFAVLP; this comes from the coding sequence GTGAGCACCGAGCGCGTCAACCCGCCCGAGCTGTCCCCGCCCACGGGTTTCTCGCACGCCGTCGTCGCCGCCGGCTCCCGTGTGGTGTTCCTCGCGGGCCAGACCGCCCTCGACACCGACGGCAAGGTCACCGGCGACACGCTGCCCGAGCAGTTCGAGCAGGCGCTCGGCAACCTCCTGACCGCCCTGCGCGCGGCCGGCGGCACCCCCGCCGACCTCGCCCGGGTCACGGTCTACGCCACGGACGTCGCCGCGTACCGCGCCCACGCCGGCCGTCTGGGCCGCATCTGGCGGGACCTGGCGGGCCGCCACTATCCGGCGATGGCCGTCGTGGAGGTCGTACGGCTGTGGGACGAGCGGGCGATGGTGGAGCTGGACGGGTTCGCCGTACTGCCGTGA
- a CDS encoding acyl-CoA dehydrogenase family protein: protein MPAFSLEPEQTAWCAELRALAGQLLRPLADKGEPGRVNRPLLTELGRLGLLERLFTSGALDLCLMRESLAQACTEAETALALQGLGAHPVHAHGSPAQRARWLPGVADGSAVAAFALSEPGAGSDAAARSLAAASDGAGGWRLTGEKCWISNAPEADFYTVFARTTPGAGARGVTAFLVPADRPGLTGSALEMLSPHPVGALAFDAVPVTAADVLGAVDRGFAVAMGTLNLFRPSVGAFAVGMAQAALDATVRHTRRREAFQGRLMDLQAVAHQVAEMALRTEAARLMVYAAATAYDQGAPGVPGRAAMAKLLATETAQYVVDTAVQLHGARALRRGHLLEHLYREVRAPRVYEGASEVQRGIIAKELYTTADDREVR, encoded by the coding sequence GTGCCCGCATTCTCGCTCGAACCGGAACAGACCGCCTGGTGCGCCGAGCTGCGCGCGCTGGCCGGGCAGCTGCTGCGCCCCCTCGCCGACAAGGGCGAGCCGGGCCGCGTCAACCGGCCGCTCCTCACCGAACTCGGCCGACTCGGGCTGCTGGAGCGGCTGTTCACCTCCGGCGCGCTCGATCTGTGCCTGATGCGCGAGTCCCTCGCCCAGGCCTGCACCGAGGCCGAGACCGCCCTCGCCCTCCAGGGCCTCGGCGCCCATCCGGTGCACGCCCACGGCAGCCCGGCCCAGCGCGCGCGCTGGCTGCCCGGGGTCGCCGACGGCAGCGCGGTCGCCGCCTTCGCGCTGAGCGAGCCCGGGGCCGGTTCGGACGCGGCCGCGCGGTCCCTCGCGGCCGCGTCCGACGGCGCCGGCGGCTGGCGGCTGACCGGCGAGAAGTGCTGGATCTCCAACGCCCCCGAGGCCGACTTCTACACCGTCTTCGCCCGCACCACCCCGGGCGCCGGAGCCCGGGGCGTGACCGCGTTCCTGGTCCCGGCCGACCGGCCCGGACTCACCGGCAGCGCCCTGGAGATGCTCTCCCCGCACCCCGTCGGCGCCCTCGCCTTCGACGCCGTACCCGTCACCGCCGCCGACGTCCTCGGCGCGGTGGACCGCGGCTTCGCCGTCGCCATGGGCACCCTCAACCTCTTCCGGCCCAGCGTCGGCGCGTTCGCCGTCGGCATGGCCCAGGCCGCGCTCGACGCGACGGTCCGGCACACCCGCCGGCGCGAGGCCTTCCAAGGCCGGCTGATGGACCTTCAGGCGGTCGCCCACCAGGTCGCCGAGATGGCGCTGCGCACGGAGGCGGCCCGGCTGATGGTGTACGCGGCGGCCACGGCGTACGACCAGGGCGCGCCCGGCGTCCCCGGGCGGGCCGCGATGGCCAAGCTGCTCGCCACCGAGACCGCGCAGTACGTCGTCGACACCGCCGTCCAGCTGCACGGCGCCCGCGCCCTGCGCCGCGGCCACCTCCTCGAACACCTCTACCGCGAGGTGCGCGCACCCCGGGTCTACGAAGGGGCGAGCGAGGTCCAACGGGGCATCATCGCCAAGGAGTTGTACACCACCGCCGACGACCGGGAGGTCCGGTGA
- a CDS encoding AMP-binding protein, with protein MHVSAHVDTFARDHLPPPDEWPELRFDLPELRYPDRLNCAAELLDHTDPDRPVFHTPAGPSWTYGELRAHVDRVAHVLTGDLGVVPGNRVLLRGPTTPWLAACWLAVLKAGAVAVTVLDRQRPHELATMCEIALVRHALCDIRSVDDLAKADIPGLRITTYGGDGPDDLLRRPVPGTPFPAVDTAADDVALIAFTSGTTGRPKGCMHFHRDVLAIADTFSRHVLRPHADDVFAGSPPLGFTFGLGGLVVFPMRAGASSLLLEQAGPRHLLPALAGHRVSVLFTAPTAYRAMLDELDGHDISSLRRCVSAGENLPAATWRAWHERTGLRLINGIGATELLHIFVSAADEDIRPGTTGVPVPGWQARVQDAEGRPVPDGEPGLLAVRGPVGCRYLADPRQRVYVRGGWNVTGDTYVREPDGYFRYVARADDMIISAGYNIAGPEVEDALLRHPDVLETAVVGRPDETRGQVAVAYTVLRPGAPRDAEALRRFLLAELAPYKCPRAFVFLDALPRTATGKLQRFRLRIDGDQQ; from the coding sequence ATGCATGTCTCGGCCCACGTCGACACCTTCGCGCGCGACCATCTGCCCCCGCCGGACGAGTGGCCCGAGCTGCGCTTCGACCTGCCGGAGCTGCGCTACCCCGACCGGCTGAACTGCGCCGCCGAACTCCTGGACCACACCGACCCGGACCGCCCGGTCTTCCACACCCCGGCGGGCCCCAGCTGGACGTACGGCGAGCTGCGCGCGCACGTCGACCGGGTCGCGCACGTGCTCACCGGCGACCTCGGCGTGGTCCCCGGCAACCGGGTGCTGTTGCGCGGCCCCACCACGCCCTGGCTCGCCGCCTGCTGGCTGGCCGTGCTGAAGGCGGGCGCCGTCGCGGTCACCGTGCTGGACCGGCAGCGCCCGCACGAGCTGGCGACCATGTGCGAGATCGCCCTGGTGCGGCACGCGTTGTGCGACATCCGGTCGGTGGACGACCTGGCGAAGGCCGACATACCCGGGCTGCGGATCACGACGTACGGCGGTGACGGCCCCGACGACCTCCTGCGCCGTCCCGTACCCGGCACGCCCTTCCCGGCGGTGGACACCGCGGCCGACGACGTCGCCCTGATCGCGTTCACCTCCGGGACCACGGGTCGCCCGAAAGGGTGCATGCACTTCCACCGGGATGTGCTGGCCATAGCGGACACCTTCTCCCGGCATGTGCTGCGCCCCCACGCCGACGACGTGTTCGCCGGCAGTCCCCCGCTCGGCTTCACCTTCGGCCTCGGCGGGCTGGTGGTCTTCCCGATGCGGGCCGGTGCCAGCAGCCTCCTGCTGGAGCAGGCCGGCCCCAGGCACCTGCTGCCCGCGCTCGCCGGACACCGGGTCTCGGTGCTGTTCACCGCCCCGACGGCCTACCGCGCCATGCTGGACGAGCTGGACGGCCACGACATCTCATCTCTGCGGCGCTGCGTGTCGGCCGGCGAGAACCTGCCCGCGGCCACCTGGCGGGCCTGGCACGAGCGCACCGGCCTCAGGCTCATCAACGGCATCGGCGCGACCGAGCTGCTGCACATCTTCGTCTCCGCCGCCGACGAGGACATCAGACCCGGGACCACGGGGGTGCCGGTGCCGGGCTGGCAGGCGCGGGTGCAGGACGCGGAGGGGCGCCCGGTGCCCGACGGCGAGCCCGGTCTGCTGGCCGTGCGCGGCCCGGTGGGCTGCCGTTATCTGGCCGACCCGCGCCAGCGGGTGTACGTGCGCGGCGGCTGGAACGTCACCGGCGACACCTATGTCCGCGAGCCCGACGGCTACTTCCGCTATGTGGCCCGCGCCGACGACATGATCATCTCCGCCGGGTACAACATCGCCGGGCCGGAGGTGGAGGACGCGCTCCTGCGCCATCCGGACGTACTGGAGACGGCGGTCGTGGGCCGCCCGGACGAGACACGCGGACAGGTCGCCGTGGCCTACACGGTGCTGCGCCCGGGGGCACCGCGCGACGCGGAGGCCCTGCGCCGCTTCCTGCTGGCCGAACTGGCGCCCTACAAATGCCCGCGCGCATTCGTCTTCCTGGACGCGCTGCCCCGCACGGCCACCGGCAAGCTCCAGCGGTTCCGGCTGCGCATCGATGGTGACCAGCAGTGA
- a CDS encoding PaaX family transcriptional regulator, whose amino-acid sequence MINVSEQHAPRSLIVTLYGAYGRFMPGPVPVAELIRLLAAVGVDAPSVRSSVSRLKRRGLLLPARTDSGAAGYELSPEARQLLDDGDRRIYATAPPEDEGWVLAVFSVPESERQKRHVLRSRLSGLGFGTAAPGVWIAPARLYEETEHTLRRLHLDAYVDFFRGEHLGFAATAEAVARWWDLAAIAKEHERFLDAHAPVLRAWERRTDTPPEEAYHDYLLALDSWRHLPYTDPGLPTRLLPTGWPGVRSAEVFRGLHARLRDAGARFAGV is encoded by the coding sequence ATGATCAACGTGTCCGAGCAGCACGCCCCCCGGTCCCTCATCGTCACGCTCTACGGCGCGTACGGCCGCTTCATGCCCGGCCCCGTGCCCGTCGCCGAGCTGATCCGGCTGCTGGCCGCGGTCGGCGTGGACGCGCCGTCCGTCCGCTCCTCCGTGTCCCGGCTCAAACGGCGCGGGCTGCTGCTGCCGGCCCGCACGGACAGCGGCGCCGCCGGCTACGAACTCTCCCCCGAGGCACGCCAGTTGCTGGACGACGGCGACCGCCGTATCTACGCGACGGCGCCCCCCGAGGACGAGGGCTGGGTGCTGGCGGTCTTCTCCGTGCCCGAGTCGGAGCGGCAGAAGCGGCATGTGCTGCGCTCCCGGCTGTCGGGCCTGGGCTTCGGCACGGCCGCCCCCGGGGTGTGGATCGCCCCGGCCCGGCTCTACGAGGAGACGGAACACACCCTGCGCCGGCTCCACCTGGACGCGTACGTGGACTTCTTCCGCGGCGAGCACCTGGGCTTCGCGGCGACGGCCGAGGCGGTCGCCCGCTGGTGGGACCTGGCCGCGATCGCCAAGGAGCACGAGCGCTTCCTGGACGCGCACGCCCCGGTGCTGCGCGCCTGGGAGCGCCGCACGGACACCCCGCCCGAGGAGGCCTACCACGACTACCTCCTCGCCCTCGACTCCTGGCGCCACCTGCCCTACACCGACCCCGGCCTGCCCACCCGCCTGCTGCCCACGGGCTGGCCCGGCGTGCGTTCGGCGGAGGTCTTCCGGGGGCTGCATGCGCGGCTGCGGGACGCGGGGGCGCGGTTCGCCGGGGTGTGA
- a CDS encoding bifunctional salicylyl-CoA 5-hydroxylase/oxidoreductase produces the protein MRVAIIGGGPGGLYAAALLKRLDPARDITLWERNAPDVTFGFGVVLSDETLGGIEHADPVVYEALRRDFVRWDDIDIVHRGTTHRSGGHGFAALGRHRLLEILHDRCRSLGVDLRFRTEAPPPDVLSAEYDLVIAADGVHSATREAYAPVFRPHVATHHCRYVWLAADFAFDAFRFDIAETEHGVMQLHGYPFSAAASTVIVEMREEVWRAAGFDELDTAESIGRCAKIFSEALRGRPLRSNNSAWTTFRTVVNDRWSHGNVVLLGDAAHTAHFSIGSGTKLAVEDALALAACLAEQPDVPRALAAYEEERRPVVASTQRAARASLEWFENLHLYRDQPPRRFAFNLLTRSRRVTHDNLRLRDARFTDAVEREFGCPPGTPPMFTPFRLRGLTLRNRVVVSPMDMYSATDGVPGDFHLVHLGARALGGAGLVMTEMVCVSEEGRITPGCAGLYTGRQAEAWRRVTDFVHTQAPGTAIGVQLGHSGRKGSTKLMWEGIDEPLPEGNWPLVAASPLPYKPGSQTPRRLSRAQLTDIREQFVAAASRAARAGFDLLELHCAHGYLLSGFLSPLTNHRTDAYGGSAEKRLRFPLEVFDAVRAVWPAERPMTVRISATDWAEGGTSAEDAVGIARAFAAHGADAIDVSTGQVVAGERPEFGRSYQTPFADRIRHEARVPVIAVGAISSWDDVNSLILAGRTDLCALARPHLYDPHWTLHAAAEQGYDGPGVVWPAPYRAGSRRPQTGRTDAPKPRLTLDG, from the coding sequence GTGCGTGTGGCGATCATCGGCGGCGGGCCCGGAGGGTTGTACGCGGCCGCGTTGCTGAAGCGGCTCGACCCCGCCCGTGACATCACCCTCTGGGAGCGCAACGCCCCGGACGTCACCTTCGGCTTCGGAGTCGTCCTCTCCGACGAGACCCTCGGCGGCATCGAACACGCCGACCCGGTGGTCTACGAGGCCCTACGGCGGGACTTCGTGCGCTGGGACGACATCGACATCGTGCACCGGGGCACGACACACCGCTCCGGGGGACACGGTTTCGCCGCCCTCGGCAGGCACCGCCTCCTGGAGATCCTCCACGACCGCTGCCGCTCCCTCGGTGTGGACCTGCGCTTTCGCACCGAGGCGCCGCCCCCGGACGTGCTGTCGGCCGAGTACGACCTCGTCATCGCCGCCGACGGTGTGCACAGCGCCACCCGCGAGGCCTACGCCCCGGTGTTCCGCCCCCATGTGGCGACACACCACTGCCGCTATGTCTGGCTCGCCGCCGACTTCGCCTTCGACGCCTTCCGCTTCGACATCGCCGAGACCGAGCACGGCGTGATGCAGCTGCACGGCTACCCCTTCTCGGCCGCTGCCTCCACCGTCATCGTGGAGATGCGCGAGGAGGTGTGGCGGGCGGCGGGATTCGACGAGCTCGACACGGCGGAGTCCATCGGACGCTGCGCCAAGATCTTCTCCGAGGCGCTGCGCGGCCGCCCCCTGCGCTCCAACAACTCGGCCTGGACGACGTTCCGTACGGTGGTCAACGACCGCTGGTCGCACGGCAATGTCGTCCTGCTCGGTGACGCCGCCCACACCGCTCACTTCTCCATCGGCTCCGGCACCAAGCTCGCCGTCGAGGACGCGCTGGCCCTCGCCGCCTGCCTGGCGGAACAGCCCGACGTACCCAGGGCGTTGGCGGCGTACGAGGAGGAGCGCAGGCCCGTCGTCGCCTCCACCCAGCGGGCCGCCCGGGCCAGCCTGGAGTGGTTCGAGAACCTTCACCTGTACCGCGACCAGCCGCCCCGCCGCTTCGCGTTCAACCTGCTCACCCGCAGCCGCCGGGTCACCCACGACAACCTCCGGCTGCGCGACGCCCGCTTCACCGACGCCGTGGAGCGCGAGTTCGGCTGCCCGCCCGGCACGCCCCCGATGTTCACCCCGTTCCGGCTGCGCGGGCTGACCCTGCGCAACCGGGTCGTGGTGTCGCCGATGGACATGTACTCCGCCACCGACGGCGTACCCGGCGACTTCCACCTCGTCCACCTCGGCGCCCGCGCCCTCGGCGGGGCCGGGCTCGTCATGACCGAGATGGTGTGCGTGAGCGAGGAGGGCCGGATCACCCCGGGCTGTGCCGGTCTCTACACCGGCCGGCAGGCCGAGGCGTGGCGGCGGGTCACCGACTTCGTGCACACCCAGGCGCCGGGCACGGCGATCGGGGTGCAGCTCGGGCACTCCGGCCGCAAGGGCTCCACGAAGCTGATGTGGGAGGGCATCGACGAGCCGCTGCCCGAGGGCAACTGGCCGCTCGTCGCCGCCTCCCCGCTGCCGTACAAGCCGGGCAGCCAGACCCCGCGCCGGCTGTCGAGGGCCCAACTGACCGACATCCGCGAGCAGTTCGTGGCAGCCGCCTCGCGGGCCGCGCGGGCCGGGTTCGATCTGCTCGAACTGCACTGCGCCCACGGCTACCTGCTCTCCGGCTTCCTCTCCCCGCTCACCAACCACCGCACCGACGCCTACGGCGGCTCGGCGGAGAAGCGGCTGCGGTTCCCGCTGGAGGTCTTCGACGCCGTCCGCGCGGTGTGGCCGGCCGAGCGGCCGATGACGGTCCGTATCTCCGCCACCGACTGGGCCGAGGGCGGCACGAGTGCCGAGGACGCGGTCGGGATCGCCCGTGCCTTCGCCGCGCACGGCGCCGACGCGATCGACGTCTCCACCGGGCAGGTCGTCGCCGGGGAACGGCCGGAGTTCGGACGGTCGTACCAGACGCCGTTCGCCGACCGCATCCGGCACGAGGCACGCGTCCCGGTGATCGCGGTCGGCGCGATCTCCTCGTGGGACGACGTGAACTCCCTGATCCTCGCCGGCCGCACGGACCTGTGCGCGCTGGCCCGCCCGCATCTGTACGACCCGCACTGGACCCTGCACGCGGCGGCCGAGCAGGGCTACGACGGCCCGGGTGTCGTCTGGCCCGCGCCCTACCGGGCGGGCAGCCGCCGCCCCCAGACCGGCCGCACGGACGCCCCCAAGCCCCGGCTGACCCTGGACGGTTGA
- a CDS encoding enoyl-CoA hydratase family protein has translation MSPFTGSAARTSDWEHLRVHRADGVATVTLARPEKLNALTFGGYADLRDLLAELSRERSVRALVLAGEGRGFCSGGDVDEIIGATLSMDTAQLLDFNRMTGQVVRAIRECPFPVIAAVHGVAAGAGAVLALAADFRVADPSARFAFLFTRVGLSGGDMGAAYLLPRIVGLGHATRLLMLGEPVRAPEAERIGLISELTDEGHADAAAQDLARRLADGPALAHAQTKALLTAELDMPLAASVELDASTQALLMNGEDYAEFHAAFTEKRPPKWRGR, from the coding sequence ATGAGTCCCTTCACCGGCTCCGCCGCCCGCACCTCCGACTGGGAGCATCTGCGGGTCCACCGCGCCGACGGGGTCGCCACCGTCACCCTCGCCCGCCCCGAGAAACTCAACGCGCTCACCTTCGGCGGCTACGCCGACCTGCGCGATCTGCTCGCCGAGCTGTCCCGGGAGCGCTCGGTGCGCGCCCTGGTGCTGGCCGGCGAGGGCCGCGGCTTCTGCTCCGGCGGAGACGTGGACGAGATCATCGGCGCCACCCTCTCGATGGACACCGCCCAGCTGCTCGACTTCAACCGGATGACCGGCCAGGTGGTGCGCGCGATCCGCGAATGCCCCTTCCCGGTGATCGCCGCGGTGCACGGGGTGGCGGCGGGCGCCGGAGCGGTGCTCGCCCTCGCGGCCGACTTCCGGGTGGCGGACCCCTCGGCCCGCTTCGCCTTCCTCTTCACCCGCGTCGGCCTGTCCGGCGGCGACATGGGCGCGGCCTATCTGCTGCCCCGGATCGTCGGCCTCGGCCACGCCACCCGGCTGCTCATGCTGGGCGAGCCGGTCCGCGCCCCCGAGGCGGAGCGCATCGGCCTGATCAGCGAGCTGACCGACGAGGGCCACGCCGACGCGGCGGCCCAGGACCTGGCCCGCCGCCTGGCCGACGGCCCAGCCCTGGCGCACGCCCAGACGAAGGCCCTGCTCACCGCCGAACTGGACATGCCGCTCGCCGCCTCGGTCGAACTGGACGCCTCGACCCAGGCGCTGCTGATGAACGGCGAGGACTACGCGGAGTTCCACGCGGCCTTCACGGAGAAGCGTCCGCCGAAGTGGCGGGGGAGGTGA
- a CDS encoding ATP-binding protein, giving the protein MNGLALHERPTESASWRIALPHTAAAVPVARALVRTALAEVEHTADSDTAELLTAELVANAVEHTAGRGPIELVVQLLPTGCQVEVHDPDPAPPGRLTAPVVEQPDVWQEGGRGLLLIRTLSSSCGHHPTPSGKAVWFTLPVVPAQRRPSA; this is encoded by the coding sequence ATGAACGGACTCGCCTTGCACGAACGCCCCACCGAATCGGCCTCCTGGCGCATCGCGCTGCCGCACACCGCCGCCGCGGTGCCCGTGGCCCGCGCTCTGGTGCGTACGGCCCTGGCCGAGGTGGAGCACACGGCCGACAGTGACACCGCGGAGCTGCTCACGGCCGAGCTGGTGGCCAACGCGGTGGAGCACACCGCCGGGCGCGGCCCGATAGAGCTGGTGGTGCAACTGCTGCCGACCGGCTGCCAGGTCGAGGTGCACGACCCGGACCCGGCGCCGCCGGGCCGGCTGACCGCGCCGGTGGTCGAGCAGCCCGACGTCTGGCAGGAGGGCGGGCGCGGGCTGCTGCTGATCCGCACCCTCAGCTCGTCCTGCGGTCACCACCCCACCCCGTCGGGCAAGGCGGTGTGGTTCACACTGCCCGTGGTTCCCGCTCAGCGGCGGCCGTCGGCGTGA